In a genomic window of Telopea speciosissima isolate NSW1024214 ecotype Mountain lineage chromosome 5, Tspe_v1, whole genome shotgun sequence:
- the LOC122661676 gene encoding leucine-rich repeat protein 2-like → MALRFLLCLLSFLLAVVVSPTLSTNSEGNALHALRARLSDPTNVLQSWDPTLVNPCTWFHVTCDSNNHVIRLDLGNSNISGTLGPELGDLQHLQYLELYMNNIEGKIPKELGNLKNLISMDLYNNKFEGEIPKSFAKLKSLRFLRFNNNRLTGSIPRELTTLSNLKVFDVSNNDLCGTIPIDGPFGSFPIESFENNHRLNGPELQGLVSYDFGC, encoded by the exons ATGGCTCTTCGTTTCCTTCTCTGCTTACTTTCCTTCCTCCTCGCAGTAGTAGTTTCTCCAACTCTCTCCACTAACTCTGAAG gAAATGCTCTCCATGCCTTGAGAGCCAGACTTTCCGATCCCACTAATGTTCTGCAGAGCTGGGACCCTACTCTCGTCAATCCATGTACCTGGTTTCATGTCACCTGTGACTCTAACAACCATGTCATCCGACT GGATCTTGGCAATTCTAATATTTCTGGTACTTTGGGGCCGGAGCTCGGCGATCTCCAGCATCTGCAATACTT GGAGCTCTATATGAATAATATCGAAGGGAAAATTCCTAAGGAGTTGGGTAATTTGAAGAATCTAATTAGCATGGATTTGTACAACAACAAGTTCGAAGGAGAGATTCCGAAGTCTTTTGCTAAGTTGAAGTCTCTCAGATTCCT TCGATTTAACAACAACAGGCTGACAGGATCAATTCCAAGAGAGCTTACTACCCTTTCCAACCTAAAAGTCTT TGACGTTTCTAACAATGATCTCTGCGGAACTATTCCAATTGATGGCCCTTTTGGGAGTTTCCCTATAGAAAG tTTTGAAAACAACCACAGGCTCAATGGACCGGAGCTGCAGGGACTGGTTTCTTACGATTTTGGGTGCTGA
- the LOC122662652 gene encoding uncharacterized protein At2g23090-like, with amino-acid sequence MGGGNGQKAKMAREKNMEKMKASKGSQLESNKKAMSIQCKVCMQTFICTTSEVKCREHAEAKHPKSDVYACFAHLKK; translated from the exons ATGGGGGGAGGCAACGGTCAGAAAGCCAAGATGGCTAgagagaagaacatggagaagaTGAAAGCCTCCAAGG GTAGCCAACTGGAATCCAACAAAAAAGCGATGTCGATCCAG TGCAAGGTATGCATGCAGACTTTCATCTGCACCACGTCCGAGGTGAAGTGCAGGGAACATGCAGAAGCGAAGCATCCCAAGTCTGATGTATACGCATGCTTCGCACATCTCAAGAAATGA